The following coding sequences are from one Chaetodon trifascialis isolate fChaTrf1 chromosome 24, fChaTrf1.hap1, whole genome shotgun sequence window:
- the gpr137c gene encoding integral membrane protein GPR137C — MCWCEPSVEMFSAGEEVNSHLFTSLKESRGAAISPTLELSLTTIYTVLYSFLFVFVYLQLWLILHYGHKRFSYQSVFLFLCLLWAALRTTLFSFYFKNVVQANQLQPLAYWLLYCCPVCLQFFTLCLLNLYFTQVMFKAKAKYSPELTKYKVPLRLFFLCLSVFFLVVNLTCALLVQGALERSESPSDGGIRHAVLARVLINDSLFVLCAVSLAVCIFKIAKMSSANVYLESKGTSVCQATAIGAVVILLYTSRACYNLVVVALSPQDRPSPFNYGWYSVSDQADVQEISGEAYIVFGIILFFWELLPTSLVVVFFRVQRPNQNLAPGGMINSHSFSSRAYFFDNPRRYDSDDDLSRSINSRADRASLLSTTPQLGTSTWYGSIQRNGTLTAGVASAQQPPSSTAPLLFAYGNIQSHHHHHHNYYSTPQNNNYHHHHHSNFYSTPQNYYCGSQTYFCTPQN, encoded by the exons ATGTGTTGGTGCGAGCCGTCAGTGGAGATGTTTTCGGCAGGAGAGGAGGTTAATTCCCATTTGTTTACCTCACTGAAGGAGTCCCGTGGAGCTGCGATCTCCCCTACACTGGAGCTCAGTCTAACTACCATCTACACCGTCCTCTACtccttcttgtttgttttcGTCTACCTGCAGCTCTGGCTCATTTTGCACTACGGACACAAGCGCTTCAGCTaccagagtgtgtttttgtttctgtgtctgctgtgggCAGCGCTGAGGACGACCCTCTTCTCTTTCTACTTTAAAAATGTGGTGCAGGCCaaccagctgcagcctctggcCTACTGGCTCCTCTACTGCTGCCCCGTCTGCCTGCAGTTCTTCACACTCTGCCTGCTCAACCTCTACTTCACACAG GTGATGTTTAAGGCCAAAGCCAAATATTCCCCAGAGCTCACCAAATACAA GGTTCCTCTGCGTTTGTTCttcctgtgtctcagtgtgtttttcctggTGGTGAATTTAACTTGTGCGTTGTTAGTGCAAGGAGCCCTGGAGCGCTCCGAGTCACCCAG TGATGGGGGCATCAGACACGCAGTCCTGGCCCGGGTCTTGATCAACGACAGTCTCTTTGTCCTGTGTGCTGTCTCTCTGGCCGTCTGCATCTTCAAGATTGCCAAGATGTCCTCCGCCAATGTTTACCTGGAGTCCAAG GGTACATCAGTGTGCCAGGCGACGGCCATCGGGGCCGTGGTGATTCTGCTCTACACGTCCAGAGCCTGTTACAACCTGGTGGTGGTGGCCCTGTCACCACAGGACAGACCCAGTCCCTTCAACTACGGCTGGTACAGCGTTTCTGATCAG gccGACGTGCAGGAGATCAGCGGTGAAGCCTACATCGTGTTTGGGATCATTCTGTTCTTCTGGGAGCTGCTACCAACAAGCCTAGTGGTGGTTTTCTTCAGAGTCCAGAGACCAAACCAAAACCTG GCTCCGGGGGGGATGATCAACAGCCACAGTTTCAGCTCCAGAGCTTATTTCTTTGACAACCCTCGACGGTACGATAGTGACGATGACCTGTCCAGAAGCATCAATAGTCGGGCTGATCGGGCCAG tCTTCTCTCCACCACTCCCCAGCTGGGTACGTCCACTTGGTACGGCTCCATCCAGCGCAACGGGACCCTGACAGCGGGCGTCGCGTCTGCCCAGCAACCACCATCTTCCACGGCCCCCCTCCTCTTCGCCTACGGAAACATCCAGagtcaccatcaccaccatcacaacTACTACTCCACCCCGCAGAACAATAActaccaccaccatcatcacagTAACTTCTATTCCACGCCACAGAATTATTACTGCGGGTCACAAACGTATTTCTGCACCCCTCAGAATTAA